Part of the Ignavibacteria bacterium genome is shown below.
GTGGGAAGTAGTTTTTTTATGACTTCTATTTCTTCTTTTGAGAAGTTTTCAAGAACAAAATTTACAAAATCATCTTTCACCGGCGGTTTGTCTTCACCTATCCCAATCCTCATTCTTGGAATCTCATCTGTATTCAGGCGGTAAATTATGTCAGCCAGTCCATTCTGTCCACCGTCACTGCCGGATGGTCTTACTCTAATCGTGCCAAGAGGCAGTTGAAAATCATCAAGAACAATCAGAACATCTTCCGGTTTTATTTCAAACGCCTCCATGAACTCGCTAACAGGAATCCCGCTGTTATTCATGAATGACGTTGGCTTTAGTAAGTAAAAATTATTTCCTTCGGCAAAATAATACTCGCCTTTTCCCGGTTTGAAGCTTAAGTTTTCCACATCAGCAATATAATCAACCAATATAAACCCAATATTATGACGGTTGAGCGCGTATTTATTACCGGGATTTCCAAGACCGACTATCAGTTTCATTTATTCAAATCTTAAAGAACTTTGCACTAAAATATTGAACTAAATGAAATAAAATTATTCTTCTTTGTCTTTTTTGCCTTTTGCTACTACTTCAGGTTCTTTGGTTTCATCAGTTGCTAAACCTTCAGCAGGAGTTTCTTCCTTCTGAACTTGCGGTGGAACAACGCCAACAACAGAAGCATTTTCATCATTCAAGATTTTTATGTTCTCAAGCTTAATGTCGCCAACTTTAATCGATTCATTCATATGCAGTCCTTCTACATTCAATTCGATATTCGAAGGAATGTGTTTTGGCAAACACTGAATTTCCAATTTATGAATAAAATGTTGTAATAAACCGCCTTCGTCTCTTACACCGGTCGGAGTTCCGACAAGGTGAACGGGAATTTCAAGGTCGATTGTATTTTCATCGCTGAGCGCAATTAAATCAAAATGTATAGGTTTATATTTTACAGGGTCAAACTGAACATCTTTTATGATGCAGCTATATTTAGTGTTATCACCTTCGATTGCTAAATCTATTACGTGAGATTCAGATGTATAGATGAATGGCTTAAGGTCGAGTTCTTTTGCAGCGATATTGAGATTTTCTTTAACTCCATGACCATAAAAAACTCCCGGAATCATTCCTGATTTCTTGATATCCGTGATAAGTGATTGCTTGCCGGTTGTTCTTTTAACGGCTTTTAATGATGATTCTGACATAGGTTTGCCTTATTTTAAACAATCCTAAAAATATCGATTTTTATTATAATTTTCAATGGAATTTGAGGTTAAAAATCAGCAAAAATTCCTGAATGGCAACAAAATTTGGTAGTTTTGGAAATTAATCAACCCGGCGGGGTGGCGTTAACTTTTTTATTTTAAATGAACATAATCCGATGGATATGCCATAACAAAACTTAAAAATCTATCTTTTTTCACAAATTTGAGGGTTAATTATAATTTTATGCAGGAAGTCATTCCCGCGAAAGCGGGAATCCCAGTCCTTATACTTTTTTGCTTTTTTTACCTTCACCTCTCACTTCTCACCTTTTGCCTCTCACCTCTTACTTAAGAAGAAGCATCTTCTTTGAAATCATAACTGCATCTGTTCTCAATCTATAAAAATAAACTCCCGATGAAAGATTATTTGCATCAAACGGGACTTCATATTGCCCTGATGAAATTTCTTCTTTCAACAAAGTCGAAATCAATCTTCCGCTTACATCAAAAACTTCAAGAATCACAAAAGATTTTTTCGGAACATCAAATTTTATTTTCGTAATAGGATTAAAAGGGTTAGGATAGTTCTGATACAGAGAAAATTTATCTGGGACAATCTGTGAAATCGGATTTATGCCGACAGAGAACCCGCTTTCATAAATCGTTCTTATGGAATCAGCAAGCTGTTTTAATCTCGTTACAGAGTTCAGGTTCGAGCTTCCTCTCGCCGCAAACTGCACGGTAACAATCTCAACAGTATCATTCGGGTTCATATAAAAATTTTCTGAACCTGTATTCATAAGCATTCTTTTATCACCGCCATATATTGTATCAAAAATTGCAGGATTAACTCCTCCGCAATCAACGGTTATACCCTTTCCCATTGTCCACCCGGAGTTCATTTCGGGATCACCC
Proteins encoded:
- the pth gene encoding aminoacyl-tRNA hydrolase; the encoded protein is MKLIVGLGNPGNKYALNRHNIGFILVDYIADVENLSFKPGKGEYYFAEGNNFYLLKPTSFMNNSGIPVSEFMEAFEIKPEDVLIVLDDFQLPLGTIRVRPSGSDGGQNGLADIIYRLNTDEIPRMRIGIGEDKPPVKDDFVNFVLENFSKEEIEVIKKLLPTYKDCIFSFINDGVLKTMNLFNKNFLID
- a CDS encoding 50S ribosomal protein L25, producing MSESSLKAVKRTTGKQSLITDIKKSGMIPGVFYGHGVKENLNIAAKELDLKPFIYTSESHVIDLAIEGDNTKYSCIIKDVQFDPVKYKPIHFDLIALSDENTIDLEIPVHLVGTPTGVRDEGGLLQHFIHKLEIQCLPKHIPSNIELNVEGLHMNESIKVGDIKLENIKILNDENASVVGVVPPQVQKEETPAEGLATDETKEPEVVAKGKKDKEE